Genomic window (Paenibacillus sp. PK3_47):
TCCGCCTGTAGTAGGTCCATTGTCCATGGCGCTCCGATTCGAGCAATCCGGCCTTCTGCATCATGTTCAGGTAGTGTGATACCGTAGACTGGGAGACCGCTGCTTTCTCTTGGATATCCCCGACACATACCCCGCCTTTATAGCTGACCTCCTTGGGCAGATGTGCCCCCTGTTTGGGAAAATGCTTTTCCGGTTCCCTTAACCACCGCAAAATATTAAGCCTGGTTTCATTCGACAGCGCCTTAAATACATCGATTGGTTTCATGAACGTATTGTATATCGAATATTTTCGATATGTCAACCTCCGGGTTCCAGTTACATTCCCGCCGCCGCTTTGATCCGGCTTCGTTCGGACATGATCAGCTCTTTCAGAGTTTCTGTTCCAAAGGCTCCTGCCGTGAATGCATTACCGTTAGGATAGTATACCATTCGTAAGGACGTGCCATCCTGGAGATGCACCCGCAGGAATACTCCGGATTCAGACTGGATTTTTTTATATACACCTTCAAAGCCGACATTCTGCAGGGGCAAAAGCTCCCCGATGAACTGCGCTGAAGCTTCTGCGCTGAAATCGCCGATATGGCTTCCGTCCTGGCCGCTGTCCAGACTTACTTTGAGCACTTTCCCTTCGATGTCCAGCAGATCCCCCATCGTGGCAGCCTTGGCATTCTCATTTACTTCATAGATCTTGCTGCCGGCAGCAACACGGAATTCCTGCCTGTACCCCTTAACAGCATACACTGGCGTCCCAACCGGAAGAAAAGCCGCGTCACCATTTCTCGTTACATGGTCCGTACAGGCATTATTTTCGAGCATATAAGAGATCTCCCCGACCTGTTCCCCCAGCAGATCAGCAGACACCGGGAGCGTCCCTTCGAAATTCTGATAGTATTTGATATCATTAATCATCAGAAAATCCACCCACTCTATAATTGCATTACAGGGTTCGGGGGTGGCTGCCGGCACATCTTCCCGGGTAATCCCCGAAACAGGCTCCGCTGCGGTGGTTGCGGGTACATCTTCCATTGCTGTTACTGCTGGCTGTAGCGGCACTTCCTGCCGGGTTTGATTCTGCTTCTCATTTGCGCATCCGGCAGTAAGCAGCGCCAGCATTAGCAGGCACGCGGCCTTTGCCAGCCATCTCATGAATTTCATGGACATTCACCTCATCCTATAGACGCACGTTTGGATGGGATGTTACAGCTTGGGTTTGCTTTTTACCAGAAAAAGGTTCAAATCATCGTCCACAGGAATCTCTCTCCCAGGTTCAACCGCCCGGTAATTATACATGACGCCTTTTCCGTCAGGGACAAAGCCCCTTTTGATGTACAATCGCTGAGCTGTCCCGTAATCTGCATAGAGCCCAAAGCCGATACCGATAGTTTCAGATACTGCAAACGCCTTTTCTTCCAGCGCCGCGAATAACAAGCCTCCAATTCCCCGTCTTCTAAGCGGGGGGATGATGTCAAAGTTCTGAATTTCCGGTATGCCGGATTCAGCAAAATAGGGATACTCCGGCCTTAACACAACATGTCCCCAGCCTGCGAATTCACCCTCGTATAATGCCAGAAGGGTAACTCTTTCTTCTTTTAGGTTCTGTTCATAGCAATCATGAATATATTCCAGCGGTTTGCTAACATCATGTCCGTATAACCCTTTGTGGATGAACGCAATGTCTGCTTCTGTCATTTTCCTGATCTGTATGGAGTAACTCATTATTTGTTTCCTCCTGATCACTCAACATAATTAACTTTGGTGACACTCTGCCCCTTACTTTCCCTTAGTTTATTCAGATTCTCCACATTGTATCATATCCCCGGCTGTATTCCTCCAGCAAAAAACCTGCAGGTTATTCCCTTGCGGGAACCGCCTGCAGGCTGTAATCACTGTTATAAACAGCAGATTGTATGATAGCATCTTGTATATATTATTGAACTTCAGTTGCTCCGGTTACTTTACCTTCAATAACAGCCGATGCTTGCACATCCGCATTTGCAAAGTACAGATTTCCGTCAATGGTTGCATTCTCAGTCAGGTTGAAGCCGTTAGCCTCGACATATACATCACCTTTAATAGTACCGCCTTGAACTCTGAAGTTTTCGCTTTGTACAGTTACTTTAGGTGCTGTCAGTGTATAAGAAGCTGTAACATTGTGATCCGCATCCTGTGCGTACAGGGCAAGCTTGCGGTAGACATCATTCTCTGCAGCGCCTTTATCATGGAATTCACCTGCAACGACAACATCCTGGTCTACGGTCAGATCATTAAGAATGGCAACGATCCATGTTCCTTCAGCACTCACTGCTTTTGTAAACGCGGCAGCCTCATTAACGATTGAAGCGGCCGAAGTGGCATCTGTCTGTTCAGCAGCCGGAGCAGTTGTTGCAGCCGCCTGGTTAGCCGCTTCCTCATTGTTGTTACCGCAACCTGCGAGCAATGCTGCCGATACACCTGCTACTACCAATGCTTTAAATAGTTTCATTTTAAATCCCCCTATTTCTTATTTATAATCACATTATATATTAAAATTTGATCATAATCACGTGATAAATTTCACAATATTGTGTCTTTTTTCACAAAGTTTCTGTAATTCTATTGAAAACGCGTAAAACCCCATTTACCTACTACCTAGGTAAACGGGGTTTTACGTATTCAATCCTGTGTTCAACTTAATCATTTCCTCCAGCAACAATCAATCCATATCCTTGACATGGTGTTTGTTATTCATTTTTCAGCCTTACCCGTGCGCTCCTGTACGGAGTATTAATCCATGTCCCGCATATGGGATGAGTTCCCGCGTACTCGATATCACGAAAAACGTTTTCACGGACGCTTTTCCTGCTGTGATAATCGTTTGCTAGTACGCTTCGCTAACCTTTTTCATTGGAATCACGTTCTTTCTGTGCAAGTTAGGACTTGCTCGAATGTTGTTTTTCCTTTGTTTCAGGTCTGCTTCAGTTTGGGTTCCCGCATACCCACGGTCTGTGAAAAGATGTTGTCACTTACATCTTCTCCCGCTACAGCCGATTCCGGCATGCTTCGCTAACATAGTACATCGGGGGCCTCTCCTTTCCTTCATTCATTTCTAAATTTAGGAATGAGTCGATCACCTTCGGCAACCAGTTGCTTGTATTGGGTTCCTTTGGTGATGTCTACATTATAGCAAAGGATTATTAAATATTAAAATTCCATAATATTGTATATTCCGCCCATATTCCTGATATTTTACGGGTTCATGAAATCATCCGAACGAGCCTTTAAATTGCTCAGGATTTTGGACTTTTTTACAATATTCCTCATTAAGCGCTTTCAAATCTCACATTATGGTGTCATTGTTATCGCATTGTTAATCCTTGATCAGCACTATGTATTCGAACAGCAGGATAAAACATGCGGTAAATATACCGCACGCCGTTATGACCGGCAGCAGGGGCGGATAGGTCTCTCTCTGAAGATGTGAGCACATCGCTACTATCCACAGCACAGCAAAGGACAAAGGAACCGTCCCCGATATACTCCCTCTTGCTGTACGCCTGCCACGGTAGATAAAGACAGCAATTTCCACCAGTGAATAAGTAATAAATACAGTGAGCTCCAGTATGGTAATCGTATCTGCCATGTCCTGTGACATCAGGTGCATCAACGCATACTGCAGTGCCAAAACCATCAATACC
Coding sequences:
- a CDS encoding GNAT family N-acetyltransferase, which gives rise to MIRRKQIMSYSIQIRKMTEADIAFIHKGLYGHDVSKPLEYIHDCYEQNLKEERVTLLALYEGEFAGWGHVVLRPEYPYFAESGIPEIQNFDIIPPLRRRGIGGLLFAALEEKAFAVSETIGIGFGLYADYGTAQRLYIKRGFVPDGKGVMYNYRAVEPGREIPVDDDLNLFLVKSKPKL
- a CDS encoding metalloregulator ArsR/SmtB family transcription factor — protein: MKPIDVFKALSNETRLNILRWLREPEKHFPKQGAHLPKEVSYKGGVCVGDIQEKAAVSQSTVSHYLNMMQKAGLLESERHGQWTYYRRNEEVIRQLAEYLKTEI
- a CDS encoding polymer-forming cytoskeletal protein, whose protein sequence is MKLFKALVVAGVSAALLAGCGNNNEEAANQAAATTAPAAEQTDATSAASIVNEAAAFTKAVSAEGTWIVAILNDLTVDQDVVVAGEFHDKGAAENDVYRKLALYAQDADHNVTASYTLTAPKVTVQSENFRVQGGTIKGDVYVEANGFNLTENATIDGNLYFANADVQASAVIEGKVTGATEVQ